In Humulus lupulus chromosome 7, drHumLupu1.1, whole genome shotgun sequence, the following are encoded in one genomic region:
- the LOC133791269 gene encoding uncharacterized protein LOC133791269 — protein sequence MESVAAAAAMQGQDMSPEQAQFMANRSFPNNYISNNMPNYYHPGLRNHENFSYANNKNVLQPPPGFNSQQQQEKKQSLEDILGTFIMESNKRFGKNEARLDNIETHMTNMGASMKKIETQVGQLANAVKSNQKGSFPSDTVVNPKESCQAVSLRSGKVLNEGNVQVSSKEKVESVVREVDKEEQAKKQSGSDKTDMKKDSLPMYQPPIPYPQRFQKKKLDEQFKRRLEDFETVKLTEECSAILEKKLPQKVKDPGSFTIPCTIGGSSFDKALCDLGASINLMPLSIFKKLGVGEVKPTTITLQLADRSLTYPRGVIEDVLVKVDKFIFPADFVVLDMEEDHEIPIILGRPFLATGRALIDVQSGQLTLRVNNEKVKFNIYQALKQHDNTSTCHRVDSIEVVVEEQ from the exons ATGGAGAGTGTAGCAGCGGCTGCTGCAATGCAGGGGCAAGATATGAGTCCAGAACAAGCCCAGTTTATGGCAAACCGCTCCTTCCCCAATAATTACATAAGCAACAACATGCCTAATTATTATCATCCAGGATTGCGCAACCATGAAAATTTCTCTTATGCTAATAATAAAAATGTGTTGCAACCACCTCCGGGATTCAATTCTCAACAGCAACAAGAGAAAAAGCAATCATTGGAAGACATTTTGGGCACTTTTATTATGGAGTCTAACAAGAGGTTTGGAAAAAATGAAGCAAGACTCGACAATATAgaaacccatatgactaacatggGTGCttcaatgaagaaaattgagacTCAAGTGGGCCAATTAGCTAATGCAGTGAAATCTAATCAGAAGGGAAGTTTTCCTAGTGACACTGTGGTAAATCCAAAGGAATCATGCCAAGCAGTTTCTTTGAGAAGTGGTAAGGTGCTTAATGAGGGTAATGTTCAAGTCAGTTCAAAGGAGAAAGTTGAGTCAGTGGTACGAGAGGTAGACAAGGAAGAGCAAGCAAAGAAGCAGAGTGGAAGTGACAAGACTGACATGAAGAAAgatagccttccaatgtatcaacCTCCCATTCCTTACCCTCAACGATTTCAGAAGAAGAAATTAGATGAACAATTT aaaagaagattagaagACTTTGAAACTGTGAAGTTAACAGAAGAATGCAGCGCCATCTTAGAGAAAAAGTTGCCACAAAAGGTGAAAGATCCGGGTAGCTTTACTATCCCATGCACTATTGGAGGATCATCCTTTGACAAGGCATTATgtgatcttggagcaagtattaATTTGATGCCACTTTCAATTTTTAAGAAGTTGGGGGTAGGAGAGGTGAAGCCCACAACCATTACTCTTCAATTAGCAGATCGGTCACTTACTTATCCTAGGGGAGTGATTGAAGACGTGTTGGTTAAGGTGGACAAATTTATTTTTCCCGCTGATTTTGTGGTGTTGGATATGGAGGAGGACCATGAAATCCCCATTATTCTTGGTCGTCCATTCTTGGCTACTGGAAGAGCTCTTATTGATGTACAAAGTGGTCAGTTGACACTGAGGGTTAACAATGAAAAGGTTAAATTCAACATTTATCAAGCACTAAAGCAACATGACAACACAAGCACATGTCACCGTGTGGATTCTATTGAGGTAGTAGTAGAAGAACAATGA
- the LOC133791270 gene encoding uncharacterized protein LOC133791270 gives MPVVNENLTGIAIPSIGTNNFELKPALINMVQRNQFGGLATEDPNIHLAIFLEVCATVKMNGVTDDAIRLRLNAPTRTIVDAAAGGALLAKTADEAFTLMEEMTTKSYQCPNERSDPRKVAGLYEVNQMTAMHAQIAALQTQMAAL, from the exons atgcccGTTGTGAATGAAAATCTCACGGGAATAGCCATTCCATCCATTGGTACCAACAACTTTGAATTGAAACCTGCACTAATCAACATGGTGCAGCGAAATCAGTTTGGGGGTTTAGCTACTGAAGATCCTAACATTCACTTGGCCATATTTCTGGAGGTATGTGCCACAGTGAAGATGAATGGCGTTACTGATGATGCCATCAGATTGC GATTGAATGCTCCAACACGAACAATAGTTGATGCTGCTGCAGGGGGTGCTCTATTAGCCAAGACAGCTGATGAAGCCTTCACTTTGATGGAGGAAATGACTACCAAAAGTTATCAGTGCCCCAATGAGAGGTCAGACCCAAGGAAAGTTGCTGGGTTATATGAAGTTAACCAGATGACAGCCATGCATGCCCAAATTGCTGCTTTACAAACACAAATGGCTGCTCTGTAA